One genomic region from Apodemus sylvaticus chromosome 1, mApoSyl1.1, whole genome shotgun sequence encodes:
- the LOC127670686 gene encoding zinc finger protein OZF-like translates to MGSVSFEDIAVDFTWDEWQGLDAAQRTLYRDVMLENYSSLLFLGYCMTKPEVIFKLEHGFGPWPVGEFSVCSLPGIYKKTARNESDQENHKGHRWQVEIADTQTSNDKIVEADLKVAQKTQQRTMSYKGKGCLKTFCQLSQHTRSQMTYTCKKKSVLYKSPLNNCQSLNEETLSKHRQCSNTFSGKSHLTEQRSHEGEKTYESSGCGNTSHTKSQRQNAHRDEKPYKCLECGKYFHYKSQIIEHQRSHTGEKPYECAECGKSFSYKSHLTVHHRSHTGETRHECSQCRKVFYYKSQLMQHQKIHAGEKRYECTQCPEAFYFKKQLIHHQKTHSAEKPFKCKECGKTFNWRSNLAVHQKIHSGEKPFECKQCGKAFYCKSHLTVHQRTHINKKLYQCSQCRKAFYSQTQLALHQRIHTDEKPYECKQCDKTFYSKSGLTAHQKTHTGEKPYECKECGKAFYNRYLLIEHHRVHTGEKPYQCAECKKAFFSKKHLSLHQKTHASEKSFRCAECGKAFSWLSHLTQHQRIHTGEKPYACEHCRKTYYFKRQLTRHERTHEKS, encoded by the exons ATG GGTTCCGTGTCCTTTGAAGACATCGCTGTGGACTTCACCTGGGATGAATGGCAGGGTCTGGATGCTGCTCAGAGGACCCTCTACAGGGACGtgatgctggagaactacagcagTCTCCTGTTCCTGG GATATTGCATGACCAAACCTGAGGTGATCTTCAAGTTGGAGCATGGATTTGGGCCATGGCCTGTGGGAGAATTCTCTGTCTGCAGCCTTCCAG GCATTTATAAAAAGACTGCCCGGAATGAGAGTGACCAGGAAAATCACAAAGGACATCGGTGGCAAGTTGAAATTGCCGACACTCAGACATCAAATGACAAAATTGTTGAA GCAGACCTGAAGGTGGCACAGAAGACTCAACAACGGACAATGTCCTATAAAGGCAAGGGATGTTTGAAGACATTTTGCCAACTATCACAGCACACAAGGAGTCAGATGACTTACACATGTAAGAAGAAAAGTGTCCTTTATAAGTCTCCTCTCAATAACTGTCAGAGTCTTAATGAGGAGACACTGTCTAAACACAGACAATGCAGCAATACATTTTCTGGGAAGTCACACCTGACGGAACAGAGAAGCCATGAAGGGGAGAAGACATATGAAAGCTCAGGATGTGGGAACACTTCCCACACCAAGTCTCAGCGTCAGAACGCTCACAGAGATGAGAAGCCCTACAAATGTCTAGAATGTGGGAAATATTTCCACTACAAGTCACAAATCATTGAGCATCAAAGGAGTCATACAGGTGAGAAGCCTTATGAGTGTGCAGAATGTGGAAAATCTTTCAGCTATAAATCACACCTCACTGTACATCACAGAAGTCACACAGGGGAGACGCGTCATGAATGTTCACAATGCAGAAAAGTTTTTTACTATAAGTCACAACTCATGCAGCACCAGAAAATTCATGCAGGGGAGAAGCGCTATGAATGCACACAATGCCCCGAAGCTTTCTACTTTAAGAAACAACTTATTCATCATCAGAAAACTCATAGTGCCGAGAAGCCCtttaaatgtaaagaatgtgGTAAAACTTTCAACTGGAGATCCAACCTTGctgttcatcagaaaattcatagtGGGGAGAAGCCCTTTGAATGCAAGCAATGTGGAAAAGCATTTTACTGCAAGTCCCACCTCACTGTACATCAGagaactcacataaataaaaagctCTATCAGTGTTCACAGTGCAGGAAAGCATTTTACTCTCAGACACAGCTTGCTCTACACCAGAGAATTCACACCGATgagaagccctatgaatgtaagcaatgtgACAAAACATTCTACAGCAAGTCTGGACTTACTGCACATCAGAAAACTCATACGGGTgagaagccctatgaatgtaaAGAGTGTGGGAAAGCATTCTATAACAGGTACCTGCTCATTGAACATCATAGAGTGCACACGGGTGAGAAGCCCTACCAGTGTGCAGAGTGCAAGAAAGCATTTTTCTCCAAGAAACATCTTTCTCTCCATCAGAAAACTCACGCAAGTGAGAAGTCATTTCGTTGTGCAGAGTGTGGGAAAGCTTTCTCCTGGTTGTCACACCTCACTCAACATCAGAGAATCCACACGGGTGAAAAGCCCTATGCATGTGAACACTGTAGGAAGACTTACTACTTTAAGAGACAACTCACTCGACATGAAAGAACACATGAGAAGTCATGA